One region of Clavibacter michiganensis subsp. tessellarius genomic DNA includes:
- a CDS encoding ABC transporter permease, with product MWDFLSARADQIAFSAWQHLSLVVQCLVLATLIAVGIAAAVYRSRPLTSLANSVSAVGLTLPAFALVGLLIAPLGFGVPPAVAVVTFFATLPILRNAVVGLAGIDPTIVESARGIGMGRMRTLLRVELPLAWPVILGGIRVSAQMVMGIAAVAAYVLGPGLGGFIFSGLSRLGGQNSTESVLTGVVGVVLLALLLDLVLVGIGRLTTPRGIRV from the coding sequence ATGTGGGACTTCCTGTCCGCCCGAGCCGACCAGATCGCCTTCTCCGCCTGGCAGCACCTCAGCCTCGTGGTGCAGTGCCTGGTGCTCGCCACCCTGATCGCCGTGGGCATCGCGGCCGCCGTGTACCGCAGCCGCCCGCTCACGTCGCTCGCCAACAGCGTGTCCGCCGTCGGCCTCACGCTCCCCGCGTTCGCGCTGGTGGGACTGCTCATCGCGCCCCTCGGCTTCGGCGTGCCCCCCGCGGTCGCGGTCGTCACGTTCTTCGCGACGCTCCCGATCCTCCGCAACGCGGTGGTGGGGCTCGCGGGCATCGACCCGACGATCGTCGAGTCGGCGCGCGGGATCGGCATGGGGCGGATGCGCACGCTCCTCCGCGTGGAGCTGCCGCTCGCCTGGCCCGTCATCCTCGGCGGCATCCGCGTGTCCGCGCAGATGGTCATGGGGATCGCCGCGGTCGCCGCCTACGTGCTGGGACCGGGGCTCGGCGGCTTCATCTTCTCCGGGCTCTCCCGGCTCGGCGGCCAGAACTCCACCGAGTCCGTCCTCACCGGCGTCGTCGGCGTCGTCCTGCTCGCCCTCCTGCTCGACCTCGTCCTCGTCGGCATCGGCCGGCTCACCACACCGAGAGGCATCCGTGTCTGA
- a CDS encoding ABC transporter ATP-binding protein encodes MSETTTTTPGTPEISGRSILLDRVTKRYPGQAKPAVDGITLEIPAGRIVMLVGPSGCGKTTTLKMINRLIEPTEGRVVLGDEDVTGIDGDELRRRIGYVIQAGGLFPHMTVAANIAVVPKMLGWDAARIRARVDELLELVSLDPEQYRDRYPKELSGGQQQRVGVARALAADPPVLLMDEPFGAVDPITRQRLQDELLRIQAELQKTIVIVTHDFDEAVKLGDWIVVFAEGARIVQYDTPERILAEPADAFVEEFIGSGAGLKQLTLRRVDEVPLASAVIAHPGDAARDVLARMDEVGHGHAVVVDARERPLQWLSRRQLGRLEAVGRVPEPRLPVIGARATLNDALDTMLVSSAGAALVTGRGGAFLGVIDVETVMDAITSARASAADGQDDAPVGTNTGTIGTVGADAERADPAASAAAASDVAEGPGA; translated from the coding sequence GTGTCTGAGACCACCACCACGACCCCCGGCACCCCCGAGATCAGCGGCCGGTCGATCCTGCTCGACCGCGTCACCAAGCGCTACCCCGGCCAGGCGAAGCCCGCCGTCGACGGCATCACGCTCGAGATCCCCGCGGGGAGGATCGTGATGCTCGTCGGCCCCTCCGGCTGCGGCAAGACCACGACGCTCAAGATGATCAACCGGCTCATCGAGCCCACCGAGGGACGCGTGGTCCTCGGCGACGAGGACGTCACGGGGATCGACGGCGACGAGCTGCGGCGCCGCATCGGCTACGTGATCCAGGCCGGCGGCCTCTTCCCGCACATGACGGTGGCCGCCAACATCGCCGTCGTGCCGAAGATGCTCGGCTGGGACGCCGCCCGGATCCGCGCCCGCGTCGACGAGCTGCTCGAGCTCGTCTCGCTCGACCCCGAGCAGTACCGCGACCGCTACCCGAAGGAGCTGTCCGGCGGACAGCAGCAGCGCGTGGGCGTGGCCCGGGCGCTCGCCGCCGACCCGCCCGTGCTGCTCATGGACGAGCCCTTCGGCGCCGTGGACCCGATCACGCGGCAGCGGCTCCAGGACGAGCTGCTGCGCATCCAGGCCGAGCTGCAGAAGACCATCGTCATCGTCACGCACGACTTCGACGAGGCCGTGAAGCTCGGCGACTGGATCGTCGTCTTCGCCGAGGGCGCGCGCATCGTCCAGTACGACACCCCGGAGCGGATCCTCGCGGAGCCCGCCGACGCGTTCGTGGAGGAGTTCATCGGCTCCGGCGCCGGGCTCAAGCAGCTGACGCTCCGGCGCGTGGACGAGGTGCCGCTCGCCTCCGCCGTGATCGCGCACCCCGGCGACGCGGCGCGCGACGTGCTCGCCCGCATGGACGAGGTCGGCCACGGCCACGCGGTGGTCGTCGACGCGCGCGAGCGCCCCCTCCAGTGGCTGTCCCGCCGCCAGCTCGGCCGGCTCGAGGCGGTCGGTCGGGTCCCCGAGCCGCGGCTGCCCGTGATCGGCGCCCGCGCGACCCTCAACGACGCCCTCGACACGATGCTCGTCTCGAGCGCCGGCGCCGCGCTCGTCACCGGACGCGGCGGCGCCTTCCTCGGCGTGATCGACGTCGAGACGGTGATGGACGCGATCACGAGCGCCCGGGCCTCGGCCGCCGACGGCCAGGACGACGCGCCCGTCGGGACCAACACCGGCACGATCGGCACGGTCGGCGCCGACGCCGAGCGGGCCGACCCCGCCGCGTCCGCCGCCGCCGCGTCCGACGTCGCGGAGGGGCCGGGCGCATGA